A region of the Cyanobium usitatum str. Tous genome:
GCGGGCCACTGGCGGCGCCAGCTGCACAGCAGCAGGGCTAGGGCCAGCCAGGCCAGCAGCCCCAGGAACCAGCCGCTGGAATACACATGGTCGAGCTGCAGTGCCAGCACCCCATCAGCGTTAAGTAGTCCAAGCCAGGGCTGGGGGTCATAGAGCCGGTGGTAGAGCTCGGCTGGTTCCCGCTGGGGGATGGCCGTGCCGACGCCACTGGTGCTGGCAATCACCAGCAGCAGCACGATCGCCACCCGCAGATCGGAGATCCAGCCCACAAGCCGCAGCAAGGCTTTCATCGCCAGTTGGCCACCAGGGTGAGGGCGCCGGTGGTCACCAGCACCACGCCGCTGATCGGGGGAACCCATTGGCCCAGCCGCCTCAGGCTCAGCAAGCCCGGCAGGCTGGCGGCCGCCGTGCCGGCCAGCAGCAGCGGCACCACCTGACCGGCTCCAAAGCTGGTGAGCAGCAACATGCCCACAAGTGGCTTGCCGTTTTGGGCCATCCAGGCAAGTAGCACCGCCAGCACAGGGGTGGTGCAGGGTGTGGCGGCCAGACCAAAAGCTAGGCCTGCGGCTATCGGAGCCAGGGGAGCTGGCACCCGGCGCCGCCAGATTTCAGGATCGGGTCCGGCGGGCAGGGGCAGCTTCAGCAGGCCCAGCAGGTTTAGGCCCATCAGCAGTGCCAGCACAGCCACCACCGTGGGAATCAGCCCGGGGATTTGGCCGTAGATCCGGCCCAGTAGGCCGCTAACCAGGCCCAGCAGCACCAGGGAGGCCACGATGCCGGCAGCAAAGCTGAGGCTGCGCTGCCAGGGAGCCTGGCTGGGCTTAACGCCGGGCGTGCCGCCAAAGCCAGCCAGATAGGCAAGGGTGACCGGCAAAAGCGACAGGGAGCAGGGCCCCAGGCTCGTGAGCAGGCCGCCAGCAAAAACAACCCCAACGGTGGTGGGGGTGGGGCTGGCCAGGGAGTGCTGCAGTAGCGCCTCGCTGCTGCGGGCCCAATCGGCCAGTTGGGGCCCAAAACTGATCATCTAATCAGCCTATCGGGCAGCTGCGGTGCGCCGGCGCCGGGGGGTAGGGGCAAGACCACCTGCCTCCAGCGAGCAGCGGATCAATAGGCCGCAAACAAGCAGGCTGGCCATCAAGGAGTTGCCGCCGTAGCTGATCAGGGGCAGTGGCAGGCCGGTTGTGGGCATGGCACCGCTGGCTACGGCGATATTGAGGATGGATTGGCCCACCAGCAAGGTGGTGCAGCCGATGGCGATTAGGCGCTGCTGGTTGCTGCGGCAGCTGAGGGCAACCCTCAGTCCCACAAAGCCAAACAGCAGCAAAAACAGCAGCAGCACCAGCGAGCCCACGAAGCCAAATTCCTCAGCAAAAACTGCAAAAATAAAATCGGTGCTCTGGATTGGCAGGTATTGCAGCTTCTGGGTGGAAAGGCCAAACCCCTCGCCTAGGAGGCCTCCTGAGCCGATCGCCATCAAGCTCTGCACCAGTTGGTAGCCGTCCCCCTGGGCATCTCGCCAGGGATCCAGGAAGGACACAACCCGCAAACGCTGGTATTCGTTAAGCATGATGCTGCCGCTGCCAAGCAGCCCTCCCGCTCCGGCTGCCCCGAGCAGCAGGGGCAGGGAAACCCCCCCAGCCAGGGCCATCAGCCAGAGCAGCAGCCCCGATAGGGCGGCGGTGCTGAGGTTTGGTTGCTTGAGGATCAGCAGGATCAGGGCCCCAAATGCCCCTAGCCAGAGCAGTTTCTGATCGTTGCCGATGCGCTTCCAGTGGGCAAAAAGGGCAGCGCCCTGCAACACCACAAAAGGCTTGACCAATTCCGATGGCTGCAGCTGTACCGGTCCAAGCACCAGCCAGCGACTGGCGCCGTTGACAGTGCTGCCCATCACCAGGGTGGCTGCGACCAGAGCGATGCCAACCCACAACCCCAGGGGAGCTAGGTGCAACCAGCGCCGCAGGCTGGTGCGTAGGCCGAGCCAGAGCAGTCCCCAGCTGGCAACCATCCAAATCAACTGGCGCTTTAGATAAAAGGCGCCGTCACCCATCTCCCGTTCAGCTACCCACC
Encoded here:
- a CDS encoding cytochrome c biogenesis protein CcdA: MISFGPQLADWARSSEALLQHSLASPTPTTVGVVFAGGLLTSLGPCSLSLLPVTLAYLAGFGGTPGVKPSQAPWQRSLSFAAGIVASLVLLGLVSGLLGRIYGQIPGLIPTVVAVLALLMGLNLLGLLKLPLPAGPDPEIWRRRVPAPLAPIAAGLAFGLAATPCTTPVLAVLLAWMAQNGKPLVGMLLLTSFGAGQVVPLLLAGTAAASLPGLLSLRRLGQWVPPISGVVLVTTGALTLVANWR
- a CDS encoding FtsW/RodA/SpoVE family cell cycle protein, with translation MLPLPWSQWPAEARLLLGMVALWSLIGLLVLTSASWWVAEREMGDGAFYLKRQLIWMVASWGLLWLGLRTSLRRWLHLAPLGLWVGIALVAATLVMGSTVNGASRWLVLGPVQLQPSELVKPFVVLQGAALFAHWKRIGNDQKLLWLGAFGALILLILKQPNLSTAALSGLLLWLMALAGGVSLPLLLGAAGAGGLLGSGSIMLNEYQRLRVVSFLDPWRDAQGDGYQLVQSLMAIGSGGLLGEGFGLSTQKLQYLPIQSTDFIFAVFAEEFGFVGSLVLLLFLLLFGFVGLRVALSCRSNQQRLIAIGCTTLLVGQSILNIAVASGAMPTTGLPLPLISYGGNSLMASLLVCGLLIRCSLEAGGLAPTPRRRRTAAAR